Proteins from one Bacteroidota bacterium genomic window:
- the atpF gene encoding F0F1 ATP synthase subunit B gives MLLVAAGLLDIDVGMAVWTLIVFSLLLFVLSRFAWRPILAALVEREQRIQGSLERAEQMLAEAKRLQAENERRRHQIELESQKIIHEAREAAERLRAELLDRARQEARALLDRAHEEIERNKERALVELRVEAAELAVLIAEKILRTQLDARRQRELIESVLAELEAS, from the coding sequence CTAGTGGCGGCGGGGCTGCTGGATATCGATGTGGGGATGGCGGTATGGACCCTGATTGTTTTCTCTCTGCTGCTGTTTGTGCTTTCCCGTTTTGCCTGGAGGCCGATTCTGGCGGCCCTAGTAGAGCGGGAGCAGCGCATCCAGGGTTCCCTGGAGCGGGCCGAGCAGATGCTAGCGGAGGCCAAGCGGCTGCAGGCCGAAAACGAGCGGCGGCGGCACCAGATTGAACTTGAATCCCAGAAGATCATCCACGAAGCGCGCGAGGCGGCCGAGCGCCTGCGGGCGGAGCTTCTGGACCGGGCTCGTCAGGAGGCCCGGGCGCTTCTAGACCGCGCACACGAAGAGATCGAGCGCAACAAGGAGCGGGCTCTGGTGGAGCTGCGCGTCGAGGCCGCGGAGCTGGCCGTGCTGATCGCAGAGAAGATCTTGCGCACGCAGCTCGACGCCCGTCGGCAACGCGAGCTTATAGAGTCCGTATTGGCCGAGCTGGAGGCCTCTTGA
- the atpH gene encoding ATP synthase F1 subunit delta, with the protein MMRARFVRHYAEVLLEVAQKQQRLDAVGADVASLRQLLRQSRELTLFFRSPLIRRDRKLAVVQALFEGRLDELTRRFLEILVRKGREPYLESILEAFEELRDEALGIVRVQLSAAQELEPELYEKICSALESYTGSRVVATFSLDRSLIGGLRIRLRDRIIDGSVRHQLEAIRQRLKAGYALN; encoded by the coding sequence ATGATGCGCGCTCGGTTCGTCCGTCACTACGCGGAGGTCCTCCTGGAGGTTGCGCAAAAGCAACAGCGCCTGGACGCCGTCGGCGCTGATGTGGCGTCTTTGCGTCAGCTGCTGCGCCAGTCTCGAGAGCTTACGCTCTTCTTCCGCAGCCCCTTGATCAGACGGGATCGAAAGCTTGCCGTGGTGCAGGCCCTGTTTGAAGGGCGCCTGGATGAGCTTACGCGGCGTTTTCTGGAGATCTTGGTCCGCAAAGGCCGCGAGCCGTATCTGGAGTCGATCCTAGAGGCCTTTGAAGAGCTGCGTGACGAAGCCCTGGGGATCGTGCGCGTACAGTTGAGCGCAGCCCAAGAGCTGGAGCCGGAGCTATACGAAAAGATCTGCTCGGCGCTCGAAAGCTACACGGGCAGTCGCGTAGTGGCGACTTTCTCCCTGGATCGCAGCCTGATTGGAGGCCTGCGGATCCGACTGCGGGATCGGATCATCGACGGCAGCGTCCGGCATCAGCTGGAGGCGATCCGCCAGCGGCTAAAGGCGGGGTACGCGTTAAACTAA